The genome window AATATATCCAAGATCGTCCGAGAAAGTGCAACGACAGATGTGCGCGTTACTGTCTCGCGCATTGAAAGCATTTCAATCCCTACAGAAGTTGATGTTTTACGTGGACGAACGGTTCAATCACTTTGGGATCATGCGATCCAAGACGATAGGGGGCGAGTTTTCACTTTGTGGTTAGCTCCATATAGTGAAAACATGGCCCGCTCAGAGGTTGCTGCCCAGATCGGGGAATTCGCAGGTGCTCAGGATATTTACTCTCTTGCTGATCTTGTGGCCATCACACGGGAGCAAGGATCAGACGCGGATCAATTACAAGTTCAGAACAGCCAAGCATCTGCAAGCATTATTCGCGCAATAAGGGAATACCGTCAAAACCCTTTCACGCGAATGCAATTTGTCGCACGTAATCCTACGGCGCTCATTCGACTGGTCAATTCCGGCGCTGTGTTCCGAATTGAGCCTGTGAGAGCATTGAAGGCGGCCGACATACCTTCCGCACCAGATCCTGATCGCCCGGTGCCAGACGAACAATGGCAACCCATTGTCGGTGTGGTGGACGGTGGTCTATTTGCCCAGACATACGCCCCGATGGTTGCGTGGCGGGCGCCGTCCCTAGTGTCAGACATCGCGGCGAACCGCAAGCATGGCAACAGGGTTGGCTCCTTGGTCGTGCACGGTTCGGCATGGAATACGCACTTGACGCTGCCATCTTTGGTATGTCGGATTGGGGTTGCGCAAGCCATCGCAAAGGACGACGCAGGTTCTGCGACCCGCACCGCATTTCGAAGCTATTTGCATTCCGTAATTGCTCGGCACCACGGCGATACTAAGGTTTGGAATTTTTCGTTCAACGAACCGGTTGATGGTGCTGATCATTTGGAAATGAGCGAGCTGGGTCATGAAATACATAAGATTGCGAGGGAATTTGACATTCTGCCGGTTATATCGATCGGTAACGTTGATCAACACAACAACCGGCGCTTGAATCCCCCCGCGGATTGTGAAGCTGCCTTAACGGTCGGTGGCCGCATTCAGGAAGATTCGCTGCCTGGAGCAGCATGCGTTTCATGTTTACCTGGTCCAGGGCCCGAAGGACTGATGAAGCCAGAAGTTTCTTGGTTTTCTACACTGCGGGGACTCGGCGGGAATCTGGAAACTGGCAGCAGCTATGCGACCGGGATTGTTTCCGCTGTAGCTGCACATACTTTCCACCAATTGAGATCGCCCACGCCGGATTTAGTTAAAGCGCTACTGATTAATACTGCGGACGGGAATGTGCACGACAACAGGCTGGGTTGGGGATCGCCTTGTCTGAAATCTCCAACGCCTTGGGAATGTCCAGAAGGAAGTGTGACCTTGATTTGGACGTCTAATCTGCGAGCGGGTCTTTGGCATTATTGGGAAGACATCCCTATACCCCCTGAGTTCATTACTGAGAATAAACTTAAAGGTAGCGTTGCACTAACAGCCATTCTGCGACCTAAGGTATCTGAATTAGGTTCTGCGAATTATTTTTCGACGCGCTTGCAAGTGGCATTGCAATATACAAAGCCTAATGGAAAAATGGGAAACTTGGCTGGATCCATGAAAGAAAGCACGGATCGGGAAGCCCAAGCGCGTGCCGAGCATGCAAAGTGGAATCCGATTCGACATCATGCGACAAATATTCCTGGAGGAAAAGTCTTCAGCGGCCGCACCTTACGGGTGTGCGCTCGAGTTTTTGGGCGTGACCTATATCAGTTCGGAATACGCAGTAATGCTGAGATTGAAGAAAGTTCGGTTGCTTTTGCTCTGACCTTGAGCGCACCACCCGGAAAAACTAGCTCTTCGATATATAACTCTGTTGCAGCAAGCTTAGGGAACTATGTGGAGAGCGCATTGAATGACATCGAAGTCAACGTGCCCAACTCATAGTGGCATGGCAATCGATGTATGAATAGCGTGAATAATATCAAAGTCGCAACCCAATGGTTGCGACAATAAGGCACCCAGAGCGGCAATTTTCTGCGACCATCAGACACATCGGGTCTCTCGTGCTTGCTTGGGGTATCTTAAATTCCCAAGAAGGCGTCTAAGGATCAAAATTCTCTCCCACAGGCCGTAGCAACGCCCCTCCATAACCTAGACTGTGATTCGCGGCAATCGCTGTAACCGATCAGCTTCTGGGTAAGAACCGCATTACGTCAATAGCCGCTGTTGCGTCAAAAACTACTTCTGTCGCTTATGGGCAGAAAATCCATCTTTAAGTTAGCTTTTACGGCAAAAATCTCACTTTCTTCGGCAGGGATTTCAACTTCTCCGTCACTTTACGCAGCTGATTTCTATATACGTTTTTCTTCTAACAAAATGCAAAAAGATTCGTTTTCTTTATAACGTCTAAGTGCAATTATTGCAGCCTGTTAGCCATATTTGTAATAAGAGAGCTTATGTCAGCCGTCCTTGCCCTTCCTGTCAGGAAACAAACCGCATCCAGGGTTTTGCCTGGATTCAATTTGTCGCTTGGCTTTACGATCTTTTATCTCAGCCTGATCGTCCTGATACCGTTGTCGGCCGTCTTCCTGAAAACATTCACGATGAGCTGGGACGCTTTTGTTGCGGCCGTTACTTCGGATCGTGTGATTGCCTCTTATAAGTTGAGTTTTGGCGCTTCGCTGATAGGCGCGGTTTTGAATGCTTTCTTTGGCGGCATCGTGGCATGGGTCCTGGTGCGCTACAAATTCCCCGGCAAGAAAATTATTGATGCGATGGTTGATTTGCCGTTCGCATTGCCGACTGCGGTTGCAGGTATCGCGCTGACCGCGCTGTATTCCCCGAACGGCTGGATCGGTCGCTATCTGGAAGCGATTGGTATCAAGGTAGCCTTTACACCCTTGGGTGTGATTATCGCGCTGACCTTTATTGGTTTGCCGTTTGTCGTGCGTACCGTGCAACCGGTGCTGGAAGATATGGAAAAGGAACTGGAAGAAGCTGCGGCCAGCCTCGGTGCGAGCCATTGGCAAACCTTTACCAAGGTGATTTTCCCGACAGTGTTTCCGGCCTTGTTGACTGGCTTTGCGCTGGCGTTTGCACGTGCCACCGGTGAATACGGTTCCGTTATTTTCATCGCTGGCAATATGCCGATGGTGTCTGAAATCACACCGCTGTTTATCGTGACCAAGCTGGAACAGTATGACTATGCAGGTGCGACAGCGATTGCGGTGGTGATGTTGCTGGCTTCTTTCCTGATGTTGTTGACGATTAATTTATTGCAAGCCTGGACCCGTAAGCGTGGCCAGGCGGAGAAAGTTTGATATGGCGGCGATAGCTCCCCCTTCCAGCAGCGCGATTCCAGTTAGCCTGGCGCGTGCGCCGTGCGTACCGGCAGCGACGCTGGAACCGACCTGGATACGTACATTATTGATTGTCGTAGCGCTGGCTTTCCTGACGTTATTCCTGTTTGTGCCACTGGCATCGGTATTTGCCGAAGCATTGAAAAAAGGCTGGGATGCCTATATTGCAGCCATCCTGGAAGAAGACGCAGTATCGGCGATCAAGCTGACTTTGCTGACGGCTGCAATTGCAGTGCCGCTGAACCTGGTCTTCGGTGTGGCGGCTTCATGGTGTATCGCCAAGTTTGATTTCCGTGGCAAAAGCATCTTGCTGACGCTGATTGATTTGCCGTTTTCGGTTTCACCTGTCATCTCGGGTTTGATTTATGTCTTGCTGTTTGGCGCCCAGGGCTGGTTCGGCGGCTGGCTGCAGGAACACAATATCAAGATCCTGTTTGCGGTACCCGGTATTGTGCTGGCGACAATTTTCGTGACTTTCCCCTTTGTCGCACGTGAATTGATCCCGCTGATGCAGTCGCAGGGCAGTGAAGAAGAAGAGGCGGCGCTGGTACTGGGTGCTTCCGGCTGGAAAACCTTCTGGCATGTGACGCTGCCGAATATTAAATGGGGTCTGTTATACGGTGTGATTTTGTGTAATGCCCGTGCGATGGGTGAATTTGGTGCAGTTTCGGTGGTTTCCGGTCATATCCGCGGCCAGACGAATACGATTCCTTTGCAGGTCGAGATTCTGTATAACGAATACCAATTTTCAGCGGCATTCGCGGTAGCATCGTTGCTGGCAATGTTGGCACTGGTTACACTGGCGCTCAAATCATTCATCGAATGGCGTTTACGAGATACACACGAACAGTTTCAGGAGCAGGGATCATGAGCATCGAAGTCAAGAATATTCAAAAGCAATTTGGCAATTTTGTCGCACTTAACAATGTATCGCTGGACTTTCCGGCGGGCGAGTTGACTGCTTTACTGGGCCCTTCCGGCTGCGGCAAAACCACCTTGTTGCGCATCATTGCCGGTCTGGAACAACCGGACCACGGGCAAGTGCTGCTGGATGGCGAAGATGCTTCGGCGCGCCATGTGCGCGAACGCCAGGTCGGCTTCGTATTCCAGCATTACGCATTGTTCAAGCACATGACCGTGTTTGAAAACATCGCTTTCGGTTTGCGCGTACGCCCTGCGGCGACCCGTCCGTCGGAATCGCAGATCAAGGAAAAAGTCACGAAGTTGCTGGAACTGGTGCAACTGGACTGGCTGGCTGATCGTTATCCGCCGCAATTGTCCGGTGGCCAGCGTCAGCGTATTGCATTGGCACGTGCGCTGGCCGTTGAGCCACGCGTCTTGCTGCTGGATGAACCTTTCGGTGCACTGGATGCAAAAGTACGTAAGGAATTGCGTCGCTGGTTGCGTCGCCTGCATGACGACCTGCATGTCACCAGTATTTTCGTCACGCATGACCAGGAAGAAGCACTGGAAGTGGCTGATCAGATCGTCCTGATGAACAAGGGCAATGTCGAACAGATCGGCGCACCCAAGGATGTCTACAACAACCCGGCTTCGCCTTTTGTTTATGGCTTCCTGGGCAATGTGAACCTGTTCCATGGCCGTGTACATGAAGGCATCCTGCAATCATCGGGCATCGCATTCGAGGCGCCTGAACATGCAGAAACCCAGGATACCAAGGGTATCGGCTATGTGCGTCCGCATGACCTGGAAGTGGATAGATACACGACCGGTGCAGAAGGCATCGTGGTGCAATTGCGCCGTGCCCATGCGATCGGTCCATTGGCGCAACTGGAACTGGAGCGCGATGATAACGGCGAATTGATTGAAGCCGTGATCTCGAATGAACGCTTTGGTCATTTGAAATTGAAAGAGGGCGAAACACTAATTGTTCGTCCTAAACGTTTGCAAGTGTTCGTTGACGAATCGGTGTAAGCGCTCAAACGCTGACCGTTAGTCACCGCACTATTGCGCAAGTATAGATAGAGGTGCCTGGATATGAATTTTCAACAACTACGATCGATCCGCGAGACCGCGCGTTGCGGTTACAACCTGACCGAGGTGGCGAATGTGCTGTTCACATCGCAGCCTGGCGTCAGCCGCCAGATTCGGGAGTTGGAGGAAGAGCTGGGCGTCGATATCTTTGAACGCAATGGCAAACGCCTGACCGGCCTGACCGATCCCGGTCGCGGCATCTTGCAGATCATAGACCGCCTCTTGCTGGAAGCGGAAAACCTGCAACGTGCGAGCCAGGAATATGCCGGCCAGGAAATCGGCACGCTGGCGGTGGCGACCACCCATACCCAGGCACGTTACATGTTGCCGAAAGTGGTGCAGGTATTCCGCAAGGAATTCCCGAAAGTGCGTATCGCCCTGCAACAGAGCACACCCGAACATATTGCCGAGTGGGTCTTGTCGGGCAAGGCGGATATCGGTATCGCGACCGAGGGTTTGAGCCAGTTCGAAGACCTGGTGTCCTTCCCATGCTACCGCTGGCATCACTCGGTAGTCGTACCGGACGGCCATCCCTTGCTGGAAAAGAAACTGATCACACTGGCCGACCTGGCGCAGTATTCATTGATTACCTATGACCTCGGCTTTACTGGTCGCGGCCATATCGATGAAGCATTCAAACAGGCTGATATCACCACCGATATCGTGTTGACGGCGATGGATTCGGACGTTATTCAACAATACGTATTGCTCAACCTGGGTGTCGGCATCGTTGCGTCGATGGCGCTGCAGCAGAATGGCAGCAATGGCTTGAAAGTGATTGATGCGTCACACCTGTTTGCACAAAACGTGACACGCCTGGCGGTACGTCGCGGTGCTTACCTGCGTCAATACACATACGACTTTATCCAGCAATTTGCACCGGACCTTACGCGTGCGGATATCGATGAGGCGATGAAGGCACATGCCTGAATAGTTTGATGCGGTAGCCTGGGTGATAAAAAAAGCGTGCTGTCTATATTGGACAGCACGCTTTTTTAACATTCTGCAGCAACTCATTGCCGCTTAAGGCAGGGGTATGCCTTTCGCTTCCGACAAATCATGGCGTACAGCCTGTTTGCTACGATGTGATTTGCGCCACGAAAAGAAAACCTGTGTCGCGATCATGAGGGCGCACAGGGAAAGAAATGCGCAACTGATAGGGTGCTGCAGGAATACCACCATGTCGCCGCGTGACAGCAATAATGCGCGTCGGAAGTTTTCTTCTATCATCGGACCCAGTACATAGCCGAGAAGTATCGGTGCAACGGAGAAGTCAAGCGCGACGAACAATGCTCCGACCAATCCGAATGAAAGAACTTCACCCACTTCAAACAAACTGTTATTGACGCTGTATACACCGACCGCGATAAAGAAGAGCGCAGAGGGAAACAGAAAGCGATACGGTACGCGCAACAGCTTCACCCAAATCCCGATCAGGGGCACGTTCAGCAAGATAAGCAGCACATTACCGATCCAGAAACTGGCTACCAGTCCCCAGAACAAATCAGCATGTTCGGTGATCAGCTGTGGTCCAGGTTGAATACCCTGTATCAGCAGCGCGCCGAGTATCAGCGCCATGACGGCGTCCCCCGGGATACCCAGGCTCATCGTCGGCACAAAATCCACTTGTGTCTTCGAGTGAGAAGCAGCCTCCGGCGACGCTACACCCTCTATCATGCCGGTGCCGAACAGCTCGGGCGTTTTCGATATTTTGCGTTCGAATGCATACGCAATAAAAGTCGTGATGGTCGGGCCGGTACCCGGCATGCAACCGAATAGCGTACCGATGAAGGTACCGCGCAACATGGGCATGAAGGAGCGCTTGAGCTCCGCCTTGCTGGGACGCATATCGCGTAGCCTGACCCTGGTGTTATGCGTATCGATTACTTTCATCTGGTTTACATTACGTAAAAACTCGGTCACGCCGAACAGGCCGAGTGCCAGTGCTACCAATTCGACCCTGTTCGATAATTCCAGGAAGCCGAAGGTAAAACGCATCACACCGGTGTTCACATCAGTACCTACCGTGCCAATCAGCAAACCGACCAGGGTCATTGCGACTCCCTTGAGGGCAGAACCGCGCGACATGGTGCCGCCGCATAGCAAGCCGAGCAGCATGATCGAAAAGATCTCAGCCGGCCCGAACTCGAAGGCAATGCTGACCAGTAGTGGTGACGCAATGATCATGACGATGATGCCAACCGAGGCTGCGAAGAAGGAACAAATCATCGTGATGCCGAGCGCTGTACCTCCCTTGCCCTGTTGCGTCAGCGGATAGCCATCCAGGCAGGTGACAGCGTGCGGCGGATGGCAAGGCAGGTTCAGCAGGATCGCACCGATTGCCCCGCCGTACTGTGAACCGTAGAAAATACCGGCCAACATGAGGATGGCGGGAATGGGATGCATCGCGTAGGTGATCGGCAGCAGGATGGAAATCGCAGACAAGGCACCCATCCCGGGCAATACCCCGATCAGGTTACCTATCAGGACACCGAAGAAGGACCACATTAAATTGTGCGGCTGTAGCGCAATGCCAAAGCCATGTTGCAAGTCCAGCAGAGATTGCCACATTTTTCAACTCCATTGCAGTAGCGGAAATTGCACACTAAGTGCCCACCAAAACACCACTACGCTGACCAGCATGAGTGCCAGCGCCAGCAAGAATGCATCTTTCAGCTTGTTGTTGCGGTCGCCGAGCGCCGAGATGAAGACAAGCGCAAAACTTGCCGGTAGCAAGCCGCCGTGCTCGCCGAGGATCACGAACGCGATGAGGCCGGATACGATGCACAACCAGCCGCGCCATTGCGGCGTCCCGGTTTTTTGGGCGGCGGGCGCAGTACGTGTCGCTTGCAGCGCAATTGCACCGCCGACCAGCGCGAGCAATACTCCTTCGACTACCGGCATAAAGCCGGAGCCCATTTGTTCCAGCGTGCCGACCTTGTAGTTGAAGCCGCGCGCTGCCGCAGCGAGACCGATCAACATCATCAGTGCGCCGCCGTAGTAGTCCTTGTTATATTTGTTGAACCACTTATTGATAGCCATTTTTGTCTCCTTCTTATGGCCGAATGCCTGTTTGCCTGACAGGCATTCGGAGACAGCATGTGTTTCAGTGTGCTGCTTCTGATACGTATACCGGCGCGGGTTGGGTAAAGTAGGCGTGCAGTATTTGATAAACCATCAGATAGTTTTTCTGTTGAAAACTGGCATGGGAAATACCGTTCAACATGGTGAACTGTTTGTCCGGGTGGGGCAGGAGTTTAAAGAATTCAATCAGGTCGTCAAAGGCTGCGATACCATCGAACTGACCGCGCAACACGACGGTAGGGACGGTAATTTTTTCCGGATCAACCAGTGGCAGCTTGGAACACATATCGATATAGGTGCCGTTCGGCATGGAATCATCGAGTGCCAGGATTGCATCGGCAAAGGCTTCCACCACGCGTTTTTCCGCACAGTCGGCGTGATCGCGTTCAAAGATCGAATAGACGTAAGCCCTGTCAATAGCGCGTCGATTCGACGAAAGAAATTCAGGCAGCTTCTTGCGTCTTTGTTCCAGCGTATGTGCACCTTCACCAGTCCACACGAAGGCATCGAGTGCCAGTCGTGATACGCGGTCCGGATAGCGCTGTGCAAACAAGGCGGCGCGCAGGGCGCCGGACGAAATGCCGTAGGTCAGGAAACTGGTAACACCGCGTGTACGCCGGATATAGTCGGTGGCAGCAGCGAGATCGTCCGCGCCGTTGGAAATGTCGCAGGTGATATCGCGTGTTTTATCGGAACGGCCATATCCCTCCATATCAACGCACCAGCAAACGAAGCCGCGCTTGGCGAACCAGTCCATCACTGATGAATCCGCCCGACCCGGTACTTCCAGGTCGAAGGTGGGTTGCGATGCCATCGACGAACCATGGACGAACAGTACCGCAGGTTTATTCTCCGGTGTATCGACAAACTTTTCCCACAAGAACAGGCGCACGTCGCCTTTGTTGGTCCAATGTTCTACGCCTTGCACTGCGGTTTCGGATATCTTTTGTACTGCGTTCATTCAATTCTCCTAAGGTTATTTTCCAATTAAAACTATGTGACCGGAAGCTGCTTGTGTGACGCGTCAGAGCTGGACACCGCTTGCGGTTTCCCAGTACTTGACGATTTCTGAGTGATCGCGGCTACCGCCGATTTGTTCACAGGCGGCGCGCCACAATTTCTCGGTTGCTTCACCTAGCGGTACTGCCGCACCTACGCTATGTGCACTGTCGACGGCGATCTTTACGTCCTTGGCGATCAGTTGCATCGCCATGCCGGTGCCGAATTTGTGCGTCAGTACATGCGGAATGATTTTTTTGACGACCGGGTGCTGGCGACCATTGCACATCACATCGATGGCTTCGGCCATGACCTTGCTGTCGAGACCAAACTTGCGACCTATGGTCATCGCTTCCAGCGTATTGATGAGTGCACATGCATTGATGTAATTGGTCATCGCCTTCAGTACGTGTGCACTGCCGATGTCGCCGCAAGGCCAGAGCTTGCGTCCCATCGCGTCGAACAATGGCCGGCAGCGCTCGATTGATGCGTCGTCACCGCTGACCATGATGTCCAGGCTGGCATCCTTCGCGAATACCACCCCGCCCATGACAGGCGCATCCAGGTAGCCGATACCCAGCGTTGCAAGTTCGGCGCTGATGCTGCGGGTTACCGCCGGAGCGGAAGTGCCCATGTCGATGGCGATGCTGCCTGGTGCGAGCTGCGTCGCGAGTCCGTCGGTAAACAATACTTGCCGCACCACCTGATCGCTGGGCAGCATGAAAATCACTGCATCTGCACCTATCCCTACTTCTGCTGCGCTGCGTGCAACGCGTGCACCATGTTCCTGTGCGAAGGCGTTGGCGGTCGTCGCATGCGTGTCGTAGACGGTCAGGGAAAAACCCTTGCGCGCGAGTTGCCCGGCCATAGGCGCACCCATATTGCCGATCCCGATGAAACCGATATTCCTGATGTTATCCATCGCTGTATTTCTCCTGTGTCCCGCTTAAAATCCGCGTTCTTGCATGGCAGGACTTACTTGTTCTCGAAGCCGGGTTCGAAGTAGCCACCGTCGGTGGTGCCATCGACCGCCTTGCCATGGATGCCATGTGACAAATCCTTGACGGTGAGGAAGACGACGTCTTCATCCGGCGTTGCGACCGTTGAGTGCACGATATTGGCCGGGAAGTACAACAGCGTTCCCGGGCCGCATAGTCGCTCCGGTTG of Janthinobacterium sp. Marseille contains these proteins:
- a CDS encoding CysB family HTH-type transcriptional regulator; this encodes MNFQQLRSIRETARCGYNLTEVANVLFTSQPGVSRQIRELEEELGVDIFERNGKRLTGLTDPGRGILQIIDRLLLEAENLQRASQEYAGQEIGTLAVATTHTQARYMLPKVVQVFRKEFPKVRIALQQSTPEHIAEWVLSGKADIGIATEGLSQFEDLVSFPCYRWHHSVVVPDGHPLLEKKLITLADLAQYSLITYDLGFTGRGHIDEAFKQADITTDIVLTAMDSDVIQQYVLLNLGVGIVASMALQQNGSNGLKVIDASHLFAQNVTRLAVRRGAYLRQYTYDFIQQFAPDLTRADIDEAMKAHA
- the cysW gene encoding sulfate ABC transporter permease subunit CysW, encoding MAAIAPPSSSAIPVSLARAPCVPAATLEPTWIRTLLIVVALAFLTLFLFVPLASVFAEALKKGWDAYIAAILEEDAVSAIKLTLLTAAIAVPLNLVFGVAASWCIAKFDFRGKSILLTLIDLPFSVSPVISGLIYVLLFGAQGWFGGWLQEHNIKILFAVPGIVLATIFVTFPFVARELIPLMQSQGSEEEEAALVLGASGWKTFWHVTLPNIKWGLLYGVILCNARAMGEFGAVSVVSGHIRGQTNTIPLQVEILYNEYQFSAAFAVASLLAMLALVTLALKSFIEWRLRDTHEQFQEQGS
- a CDS encoding S8 family peptidase, which codes for MPTEARPVLNPVLSLKRDPRRVSVTGRSANEKQVDVSRLAIQRHKLSEQILSFEEQTARYHAGKLLVAVKMYDDSLAPSYEPESIFRETLGSELIAPINGGYLAQLDHRALKNISKIVRESATTDVRVTVSRIESISIPTEVDVLRGRTVQSLWDHAIQDDRGRVFTLWLAPYSENMARSEVAAQIGEFAGAQDIYSLADLVAITREQGSDADQLQVQNSQASASIIRAIREYRQNPFTRMQFVARNPTALIRLVNSGAVFRIEPVRALKAADIPSAPDPDRPVPDEQWQPIVGVVDGGLFAQTYAPMVAWRAPSLVSDIAANRKHGNRVGSLVVHGSAWNTHLTLPSLVCRIGVAQAIAKDDAGSATRTAFRSYLHSVIARHHGDTKVWNFSFNEPVDGADHLEMSELGHEIHKIAREFDILPVISIGNVDQHNNRRLNPPADCEAALTVGGRIQEDSLPGAACVSCLPGPGPEGLMKPEVSWFSTLRGLGGNLETGSSYATGIVSAVAAHTFHQLRSPTPDLVKALLINTADGNVHDNRLGWGSPCLKSPTPWECPEGSVTLIWTSNLRAGLWHYWEDIPIPPEFITENKLKGSVALTAILRPKVSELGSANYFSTRLQVALQYTKPNGKMGNLAGSMKESTDREAQARAEHAKWNPIRHHATNIPGGKVFSGRTLRVCARVFGRDLYQFGIRSNAEIEESSVAFALTLSAPPGKTSSSIYNSVAASLGNYVESALNDIEVNVPNS
- a CDS encoding sulfate ABC transporter ATP-binding protein; this encodes MSIEVKNIQKQFGNFVALNNVSLDFPAGELTALLGPSGCGKTTLLRIIAGLEQPDHGQVLLDGEDASARHVRERQVGFVFQHYALFKHMTVFENIAFGLRVRPAATRPSESQIKEKVTKLLELVQLDWLADRYPPQLSGGQRQRIALARALAVEPRVLLLDEPFGALDAKVRKELRRWLRRLHDDLHVTSIFVTHDQEEALEVADQIVLMNKGNVEQIGAPKDVYNNPASPFVYGFLGNVNLFHGRVHEGILQSSGIAFEAPEHAETQDTKGIGYVRPHDLEVDRYTTGAEGIVVQLRRAHAIGPLAQLELERDDNGELIEAVISNERFGHLKLKEGETLIVRPKRLQVFVDESV
- a CDS encoding NAD(P)-dependent oxidoreductase gives rise to the protein MDNIRNIGFIGIGNMGAPMAGQLARKGFSLTVYDTHATTANAFAQEHGARVARSAAEVGIGADAVIFMLPSDQVVRQVLFTDGLATQLAPGSIAIDMGTSAPAVTRSISAELATLGIGYLDAPVMGGVVFAKDASLDIMVSGDDASIERCRPLFDAMGRKLWPCGDIGSAHVLKAMTNYINACALINTLEAMTIGRKFGLDSKVMAEAIDVMCNGRQHPVVKKIIPHVLTHKFGTGMAMQLIAKDVKIAVDSAHSVGAAVPLGEATEKLWRAACEQIGGSRDHSEIVKYWETASGVQL
- a CDS encoding alpha/beta fold hydrolase; the protein is MNAVQKISETAVQGVEHWTNKGDVRLFLWEKFVDTPENKPAVLFVHGSSMASQPTFDLEVPGRADSSVMDWFAKRGFVCWCVDMEGYGRSDKTRDITCDISNGADDLAAATDYIRRTRGVTSFLTYGISSGALRAALFAQRYPDRVSRLALDAFVWTGEGAHTLEQRRKKLPEFLSSNRRAIDRAYVYSIFERDHADCAEKRVVEAFADAILALDDSMPNGTYIDMCSKLPLVDPEKITVPTVVLRGQFDGIAAFDDLIEFFKLLPHPDKQFTMLNGISHASFQQKNYLMVYQILHAYFTQPAPVYVSEAAH
- a CDS encoding tripartite tricarboxylate transporter permease, with translation MWQSLLDLQHGFGIALQPHNLMWSFFGVLIGNLIGVLPGMGALSAISILLPITYAMHPIPAILMLAGIFYGSQYGGAIGAILLNLPCHPPHAVTCLDGYPLTQQGKGGTALGITMICSFFAASVGIIVMIIASPLLVSIAFEFGPAEIFSIMLLGLLCGGTMSRGSALKGVAMTLVGLLIGTVGTDVNTGVMRFTFGFLELSNRVELVALALGLFGVTEFLRNVNQMKVIDTHNTRVRLRDMRPSKAELKRSFMPMLRGTFIGTLFGCMPGTGPTITTFIAYAFERKISKTPELFGTGMIEGVASPEAASHSKTQVDFVPTMSLGIPGDAVMALILGALLIQGIQPGPQLITEHADLFWGLVASFWIGNVLLILLNVPLIGIWVKLLRVPYRFLFPSALFFIAVGVYSVNNSLFEVGEVLSFGLVGALFVALDFSVAPILLGYVLGPMIEENFRRALLLSRGDMVVFLQHPISCAFLSLCALMIATQVFFSWRKSHRSKQAVRHDLSEAKGIPLP
- the cysT gene encoding sulfate ABC transporter permease subunit CysT, with the protein product MSAVLALPVRKQTASRVLPGFNLSLGFTIFYLSLIVLIPLSAVFLKTFTMSWDAFVAAVTSDRVIASYKLSFGASLIGAVLNAFFGGIVAWVLVRYKFPGKKIIDAMVDLPFALPTAVAGIALTALYSPNGWIGRYLEAIGIKVAFTPLGVIIALTFIGLPFVVRTVQPVLEDMEKELEEAAASLGASHWQTFTKVIFPTVFPALLTGFALAFARATGEYGSVIFIAGNMPMVSEITPLFIVTKLEQYDYAGATAIAVVMLLASFLMLLTINLLQAWTRKRGQAEKV
- a CDS encoding tripartite tricarboxylate transporter TctB family protein, producing the protein MAINKWFNKYNKDYYGGALMMLIGLAAAARGFNYKVGTLEQMGSGFMPVVEGVLLALVGGAIALQATRTAPAAQKTGTPQWRGWLCIVSGLIAFVILGEHGGLLPASFALVFISALGDRNNKLKDAFLLALALMLVSVVVFWWALSVQFPLLQWS